A single Dehalococcoidia bacterium DNA region contains:
- the rph gene encoding ribonuclease PH — MTRIDGRANDELRKVRITPSYLAFAEGSVLIEVGMTKVLCAVTVEERVPNWMRGEKRGWITAEYSMLPRSTLTRTPREGASGRPSGRTLEIQRLIGRSLRATVDMEALGERTLTVDCDVLQADGGTRTAAVTGAYVALHQALQGLVRKGLLHRAPMKTAVAATSVGVVDGEELLDLCYEEDFHADVDFNLVMTAEGEFVEVQGTAEKAPFSRQRMDSLLALGSKGIKELMALQRQVIQSRL, encoded by the coding sequence GTGACGAGAATAGATGGCCGCGCCAACGACGAGCTTCGCAAAGTGCGGATAACACCCAGCTATCTGGCCTTTGCGGAAGGCTCCGTTCTCATTGAAGTGGGCATGACAAAGGTGCTGTGCGCGGTGACGGTGGAGGAGCGCGTGCCCAACTGGATGCGCGGCGAGAAACGGGGCTGGATCACCGCGGAATACAGCATGCTTCCCCGCTCGACGCTCACGCGGACGCCCCGGGAGGGCGCGAGCGGCCGTCCCAGCGGGCGTACGCTGGAGATTCAGCGTCTGATAGGCCGGTCGCTGCGTGCCACCGTGGACATGGAGGCGCTGGGCGAGCGGACGCTGACCGTGGACTGCGACGTGCTCCAGGCCGACGGCGGCACGCGGACGGCGGCGGTGACGGGCGCGTACGTTGCCCTGCACCAGGCGCTGCAGGGGCTGGTCAGGAAGGGCCTGCTCCACCGGGCGCCGATGAAAACGGCTGTGGCGGCTACCAGCGTGGGCGTCGTGGATGGGGAGGAGCTTCTTGACCTCTGTTACGAAGAGGACTTTCACGCGGACGTGGACTTCAACCTGGTCATGACCGCCGAAGGGGAATTCGTCGAGGTGCAGGGCACCGCCGAAAAGGCCCCGTTCTCCCGTCAGCGCATGGACTCCCTCCTCGCGCTGGGCAGCAAGGGAATCAAAGAGCTGATGGCGCTCCAGCGCCAGGTCATCCAGTCGCGGCTGTAG
- a CDS encoding trypsin-like peptidase domain-containing protein: MVLALVVAVSGCVPGMGLLNPLSPLGPGVPLEPPPAPVEAQRVTESPVTQVPLAAQSLPDVISIVEKVKPAVVSIVTESVGVNAFMQRVREEGAGSGIIFDQAGFIITNNHVIEGARQISVLLPDDRTFDAQVVGRDPMTDLAVLKIKGDNLPVARLGNSEALRAGEWVIAIGNALALPGGPTVTVGVVSAVGRSVPEPSGTVLNNLIQTDAAINPGNSGGPLINLRGEVVGINTVIASEAQGIGFAIAINEAKPIVAQLQSSGRVIWPWIGVSVQDVTRRMAIQLRLPVTEGVLVQDVQRGGPADRATMRAGDVIIKIENAPVASVAQLQSEIRKRPIGQNVRVTVVRGSQQQVLTVRLEEMPRG; the protein is encoded by the coding sequence ATGGTGCTGGCCCTGGTGGTGGCCGTCTCCGGGTGCGTGCCCGGCATGGGCCTGCTGAACCCGCTCAGCCCGCTCGGCCCTGGCGTTCCACTGGAGCCGCCTCCCGCTCCCGTGGAAGCGCAGCGCGTGACCGAGTCCCCGGTGACGCAGGTTCCTCTCGCCGCTCAAAGCCTGCCGGACGTGATCTCCATCGTCGAAAAGGTGAAGCCAGCGGTCGTCTCCATTGTCACGGAGTCGGTGGGCGTGAACGCGTTCATGCAGCGGGTGCGCGAAGAGGGCGCGGGCTCGGGCATCATCTTCGACCAGGCCGGCTTCATCATCACCAACAACCACGTCATTGAAGGGGCGCGGCAGATCAGCGTGCTGCTGCCTGACGACCGCACCTTCGACGCGCAGGTGGTGGGCCGCGACCCGATGACGGACCTGGCGGTGCTGAAAATCAAGGGCGATAACCTGCCCGTGGCCCGACTGGGCAACTCCGAGGCCCTGCGCGCCGGGGAGTGGGTCATCGCCATCGGCAACGCGCTGGCGCTGCCGGGCGGCCCCACAGTGACGGTGGGGGTGGTCAGCGCGGTCGGGCGCTCGGTGCCGGAGCCATCGGGCACGGTCCTCAACAATCTCATCCAGACGGACGCCGCCATCAACCCGGGCAACAGCGGCGGGCCGTTGATCAACCTGCGCGGCGAAGTGGTGGGCATCAATACAGTCATAGCCTCGGAGGCGCAGGGAATTGGTTTCGCCATCGCCATCAACGAGGCGAAGCCCATTGTGGCCCAGCTCCAGTCGAGCGGCCGGGTCATCTGGCCGTGGATTGGAGTGAGTGTACAGGACGTTACCCGGCGGATGGCGATACAGCTCCGGCTGCCGGTCACGGAAGGGGTGCTGGTCCAGGACGTCCAGCGCGGCGGCCCGGCGGACAGGGCGACCATGCGCGCCGGCGACGTCATCATCAAGATCGAGAACGCGCCAGTGGCGTCCGTGGCCCAATTGCAATCGGAAATCCGGAAACGGCCAATCGGGCAGAACGTCCGGGTCACGGTCGTTCGAGGCAGCCAGCAGCAGGTGCTCACGGTGCGGCTGGAGGAGATGCCCCGCGGATAA
- a CDS encoding cupredoxin domain-containing protein, producing MKRAVLFSAVALVLMLVVAGCGGGGSAAGGNEIKLTGTDYKFAPAEITVKRGEAITIALENKGSVEHDWVAEAINAKFAAVVKPGQTGKLTFTANQAGTFDFHCTVPGHKELGMVGKITVQ from the coding sequence TTGAAGCGAGCGGTCCTTTTTTCGGCAGTTGCCCTGGTGCTCATGCTGGTGGTGGCGGGATGTGGTGGGGGAGGATCTGCCGCAGGCGGTAACGAAATCAAGCTCACAGGCACTGATTATAAGTTCGCACCCGCGGAGATAACGGTCAAGCGCGGAGAGGCAATCACCATTGCTTTGGAGAACAAGGGCAGCGTGGAGCACGACTGGGTTGCCGAGGCTATAAACGCCAAGTTCGCTGCCGTGGTCAAGCCCGGCCAGACCGGCAAATTGACCTTCACGGCCAACCAGGCGGGGACGTTCGACTTCCATTGCACCGTGCCCGGGCACAAGGAGCTCGGCATGGTGGGCAAGATCACCGTTCAATAG
- the cmk gene encoding (d)CMP kinase produces MTRPHVIAIDGPVAAGKTTVGRLLARKLRYRFVDTGVMYRAVTWLALQRKVDLDDASALSNLARHARIELKPAPRRASGSAMVVDGQDVTAKLRLPRVERAVSIVSRVRGVRTALVRLQRRLADDGGVVMVGRDIGTVVLPHADIKVYLQASPEERARRRSLEVREAGHAASYETILRDIQRRDRLDSERVVSPLRQAPDACVVNTDGLTLEQVVAEILAMVDAPECAPSTRRRCSS; encoded by the coding sequence ATGACACGACCACACGTTATCGCTATTGATGGGCCTGTGGCTGCGGGCAAGACCACCGTGGGCCGACTGCTCGCCCGCAAGCTCCGCTACCGCTTTGTAGACACCGGCGTCATGTACCGGGCCGTCACTTGGCTGGCCTTGCAGCGGAAAGTTGACCTGGACGACGCCTCCGCCCTCTCGAACCTGGCGCGCCACGCACGCATCGAGCTGAAGCCCGCTCCCCGCCGGGCGAGCGGCAGCGCCATGGTGGTGGATGGACAGGATGTAACCGCCAAGCTTCGCCTGCCCCGTGTGGAGCGGGCCGTGTCCATCGTGTCGCGCGTCCGGGGTGTCCGGACGGCGCTCGTCCGGTTGCAGCGCCGCCTGGCGGACGACGGAGGAGTTGTCATGGTGGGACGGGATATCGGCACGGTGGTCCTGCCGCACGCCGACATCAAGGTCTATTTGCAGGCCTCGCCGGAGGAGCGGGCGCGTCGGCGCAGCCTGGAGGTGCGCGAGGCCGGACACGCCGCCAGCTACGAGACTATCTTGCGGGACATCCAGCGCCGGGACAGGCTGGACAGCGAGCGCGTCGTATCGCCCCTCAGGCAGGCCCCTGACGCGTGCGTCGTCAACACGGACGGTCTCACGCTGGAGCAGGTGGTGGCCGAGATTCTCGCTATGGTGGATGCCCCGGAATGCGCCCCTTCTACGCGCCGTCGCTGCTCCTCGTAA
- the glmS gene encoding glutamine--fructose-6-phosphate transaminase (isomerizing), whose translation MCGIVGYVGQRPAAPLLMEGLQRLEYRGYDSSGIAVLSPRGEIAVHRAVGKLSALHASVQGRLPSGTVGIGHTRWATHGKPSVLNAHPHFDCAHELVVIHNGIVENYMALKAELEKSGHAFRSETDTEVVPHLIEAGLRSGLDMASAVRQAAARLQGAHAIMVLGKAAPGELVAVRTGNAGGVVVGYGDGEMFVSSDLPALLPHTRRVVYLASREMAVVTRDGARYASLDGAPLAKSPQVLAMDPISAAKGSYKHFMLKEIMEQPTAITDALRGRVDFGRGQVVLSELPFTRRDVLALRRVVITGCGTSLHAALVGRYLMESLAGLPAEADCASEWRYRLPYLDAHTLVVSITQSGETADTLAAMEAAGAGGARQVVICNGEGSQATRLAEGTLLLRAGPEIGVASTKTFTSSLTALALLAAYLGQVRGSASSEALRRLVDDLARTPKLIGSVLEQAGAVQRLADLYFRREHFLYLGRGVTYPVALEGALKLKEISYIHAEGYPAGEMKHGPIALIDEHMPIVAVALQGSPVYEKMLANIQEVKARGGQVIAVAVEGDDGARKLADHTLTIPQAGAFVQAILAVVPLQLFAYHIAVRRGCDVDQPRNLAKSVTVE comes from the coding sequence ATGTGCGGCATCGTAGGTTATGTGGGCCAGCGTCCCGCTGCGCCGCTCCTGATGGAGGGGCTGCAAAGGCTGGAGTACCGGGGCTATGACAGCTCAGGTATCGCCGTGCTCTCCCCTCGGGGCGAGATCGCCGTCCACAGGGCGGTGGGCAAGCTCTCCGCCCTGCACGCGAGTGTCCAGGGGCGGCTCCCGTCCGGCACGGTAGGCATCGGCCACACCCGGTGGGCCACTCACGGCAAGCCCTCCGTTCTGAATGCGCACCCCCACTTTGACTGCGCTCACGAGTTGGTCGTCATCCACAACGGCATTGTGGAGAACTACATGGCGCTGAAAGCGGAGTTGGAGAAGTCCGGGCATGCGTTCCGCTCTGAGACGGACACGGAGGTCGTTCCGCACCTGATAGAGGCCGGATTGCGGAGCGGACTGGACATGGCCTCCGCGGTGCGTCAGGCGGCGGCGAGGCTCCAGGGTGCCCACGCCATTATGGTGCTGGGCAAGGCGGCGCCGGGGGAGCTTGTGGCCGTGCGCACCGGCAACGCCGGGGGCGTGGTCGTGGGCTATGGCGACGGGGAGATGTTCGTGTCCAGCGACCTGCCCGCGCTGCTCCCGCACACGCGGCGAGTGGTCTATCTTGCCAGCAGAGAGATGGCTGTGGTCACCCGCGACGGGGCGCGCTACGCCAGCCTGGACGGCGCTCCTCTCGCCAAAAGTCCCCAGGTGCTGGCGATGGACCCCATATCCGCGGCGAAGGGCAGCTACAAGCACTTCATGCTCAAGGAGATCATGGAGCAGCCCACGGCTATCACCGACGCCCTGCGGGGGCGGGTGGACTTCGGGCGGGGACAGGTGGTGCTGTCGGAGCTGCCGTTCACCCGGCGCGACGTGCTCGCCCTGCGCCGCGTGGTGATTACCGGGTGCGGCACCAGCCTGCACGCCGCTCTCGTCGGGCGTTACCTGATGGAGTCGCTGGCCGGCCTGCCCGCGGAGGCGGACTGCGCGTCTGAGTGGCGCTACCGTTTGCCGTACCTGGACGCGCACACGCTGGTTGTCTCCATCACCCAGTCCGGCGAAACGGCGGACACGCTGGCGGCCATGGAGGCGGCGGGCGCCGGAGGCGCGCGGCAGGTGGTCATCTGCAACGGGGAGGGCAGCCAGGCGACCCGGCTGGCGGAAGGCACGTTGCTTCTCCGCGCCGGCCCTGAAATCGGCGTGGCCAGCACCAAGACCTTCACGTCGTCCCTTACGGCGCTGGCCCTCCTGGCCGCATACTTGGGGCAGGTGCGCGGCAGCGCCTCGTCCGAGGCGCTGCGCAGGCTGGTGGACGACCTGGCGCGGACGCCCAAGCTCATAGGGTCTGTCCTGGAGCAAGCCGGCGCTGTCCAGCGTCTGGCCGACCTGTACTTCCGGCGCGAGCATTTCCTGTACCTGGGGCGGGGCGTCACCTATCCGGTGGCCCTGGAAGGCGCGCTCAAGCTGAAGGAGATCAGCTACATCCACGCCGAGGGCTATCCGGCGGGGGAGATGAAGCACGGCCCTATTGCTCTGATTGACGAGCATATGCCGATTGTGGCCGTGGCGTTGCAGGGAAGCCCTGTTTATGAGAAGATGCTGGCGAACATCCAGGAGGTCAAGGCCAGGGGCGGGCAGGTCATCGCCGTGGCGGTGGAGGGAGACGATGGCGCGCGGAAGCTGGCGGACCACACGCTTACTATTCCCCAGGCGGGCGCGTTTGTCCAAGCCATCCTGGCGGTTGTGCCTCTGCAGCTTTTCGCCTATCATATAGCCGTCCGTCGCGGGTGCGACGTGGACCAGCCCCGTAATCTTGCAAAGTCGGTGACGGTGGAGTAA
- the ppsA gene encoding phosphoenolpyruvate synthase, with product MKHKQATQTPVVLWFNEISKHDIALAGGKGASLGEMTQAGIPVPPGFVVTADCYFTFLEHAGLKEWTRNLLAGLNPNDSKQLADVASQIKTAITRAEMPLEIADRVRQAYREMGGGVVAVRSSATAEDLPEASFAGQQTSYLNVEGEDAVITAVQSCWASLFESRAIFYRAHQGYDHMAVGLAAVVQKMVQSEVSGVLFTVEPVSSDKSKIVIEAVWGLGEAIVSGSVTPDYIVVDKENMRILERKVSVQDWKLVRNPNFNWDKEYTNVKYPVPEEDRARQKMEPDGIMELAKLARVIEDHYDVPQDIEWAWEKGKFYILQSRPVTTLRDEEVEEIQKITATVILSGAGASPGVDSGPVRIIHSPSEIHRVMKGDILVTEMTTPDFVPAMKRAHAIVTDKGGRTCHAAIVSRELGIPCIVGAGRATTVLKEDQVITVDGGAGKVYAGRIATAKKEKTEAARRIRTATRVYVNLADPELADVIATRHVDGVGLLRAEFIIAHYIREHPRHMLEEKRGDEFTDKLAAGLLNFASAFDPRPVVYRCTDFKTNEYRGLLGGEKYEETEENPMIGYRGVSRYVRERDIFKLEIEAIKRVRQKHKNLWVMLPFVRTPLELSLVKQVMEEEGLRRTNGLKLWIMVEVPSTVILLDKFIDVGIDGVSIGSNDLTQLILGIDRDNSKFADVFDERNDAVMWAMERTITTCVKRGITCSICGQAPSFFPDLTKKLVEWGVTSVSVSPDMIDRTREIVATVEQELGKLPPQTEG from the coding sequence ATGAAACACAAGCAGGCCACTCAGACGCCCGTCGTCCTGTGGTTCAACGAGATCAGCAAGCACGACATCGCTCTGGCGGGCGGCAAGGGCGCCAGCCTGGGCGAGATGACGCAGGCCGGAATCCCAGTCCCTCCGGGCTTTGTCGTTACCGCGGACTGCTATTTCACCTTCCTGGAGCATGCGGGACTCAAGGAATGGACCCGCAACCTTCTGGCCGGGCTTAATCCCAACGACAGCAAGCAGCTCGCCGACGTGGCGTCCCAGATCAAGACGGCCATCACGCGCGCCGAGATGCCCCTGGAGATCGCCGACCGCGTCCGCCAGGCATACCGGGAGATGGGCGGCGGGGTGGTGGCCGTGCGCTCCTCCGCGACCGCGGAAGACCTGCCGGAGGCGTCCTTCGCCGGGCAGCAGACCTCATACCTGAATGTGGAGGGAGAGGACGCGGTCATCACCGCGGTGCAGAGCTGCTGGGCCTCTCTTTTTGAATCGCGGGCTATCTTCTATCGGGCGCATCAGGGCTACGACCACATGGCGGTTGGCCTGGCCGCGGTGGTGCAGAAGATGGTCCAGTCGGAGGTGTCAGGCGTCCTGTTCACCGTCGAGCCGGTGTCCAGCGACAAAAGCAAGATCGTTATTGAGGCTGTGTGGGGTCTGGGCGAGGCTATCGTCTCCGGCTCCGTCACGCCCGACTACATTGTGGTGGACAAGGAGAACATGCGCATTCTGGAGCGCAAGGTCTCCGTCCAGGACTGGAAGCTGGTCCGGAACCCGAACTTCAACTGGGACAAGGAGTACACCAACGTCAAGTACCCGGTGCCGGAAGAGGACCGGGCCCGGCAGAAGATGGAGCCGGACGGCATCATGGAGCTGGCCAAGCTGGCCCGCGTCATTGAGGACCACTACGACGTTCCTCAGGACATTGAGTGGGCCTGGGAGAAGGGCAAGTTCTACATCCTGCAGTCGCGTCCCGTGACCACCCTTCGCGACGAAGAGGTGGAGGAGATCCAGAAGATAACGGCCACGGTCATTCTCTCCGGCGCGGGCGCCAGCCCGGGAGTTGACTCCGGCCCCGTGCGCATCATCCACAGCCCGTCGGAGATTCACCGGGTCATGAAGGGCGATATCCTGGTCACGGAGATGACCACGCCGGACTTCGTCCCCGCCATGAAGCGGGCCCACGCCATCGTGACCGACAAGGGCGGACGGACATGCCACGCCGCCATCGTCAGCCGCGAGTTGGGCATCCCGTGCATCGTGGGAGCGGGCCGTGCGACGACGGTCCTCAAAGAGGACCAGGTCATCACCGTTGATGGTGGCGCGGGCAAGGTCTATGCGGGGCGCATCGCCACTGCCAAGAAAGAGAAGACCGAGGCCGCGCGCCGCATCCGCACCGCGACTCGCGTGTACGTGAACCTGGCCGACCCCGAGCTGGCGGACGTCATCGCCACGCGGCACGTGGACGGCGTCGGGCTGCTGCGCGCCGAGTTCATCATCGCCCACTACATCCGCGAGCACCCGCGCCACATGCTGGAGGAGAAGCGCGGCGATGAGTTCACGGACAAGCTGGCCGCCGGCCTCCTCAATTTCGCCTCCGCCTTTGACCCGCGGCCCGTGGTCTACCGCTGCACCGACTTCAAGACCAACGAGTATCGGGGCCTTCTGGGCGGCGAAAAGTACGAGGAGACGGAAGAGAACCCCATGATCGGCTACCGGGGCGTCTCCCGGTACGTCCGCGAGCGGGATATCTTCAAGCTGGAGATAGAGGCCATCAAGCGGGTCCGCCAGAAGCACAAGAACCTGTGGGTGATGCTGCCCTTCGTGCGGACGCCGCTGGAGCTGTCCCTGGTGAAACAGGTGATGGAAGAGGAGGGCCTGCGCCGCACCAACGGTCTCAAGCTGTGGATCATGGTGGAGGTGCCCTCAACCGTCATCCTGCTGGACAAGTTCATTGACGTGGGCATAGATGGCGTGTCCATCGGCTCCAACGACCTGACCCAGCTCATCCTGGGCATTGACCGCGACAACTCGAAGTTTGCCGACGTCTTCGACGAGCGCAACGACGCGGTCATGTGGGCCATGGAGCGCACCATCACCACCTGCGTGAAGCGGGGCATCACCTGCTCCATTTGCGGCCAGGCGCCGTCCTTCTTCCCGGACCTGACCAAGAAGCTCGTGGAGTGGGGCGTCACCTCCGTGTCGGTCAGCCCGGACATGATTGACCGCACGCGGGAGATCGTGGCCACCGTGGAGCAGGAGCTGGGCAAGCTGCCTCCGCAAACAGAGGGCTAG
- a CDS encoding deoxyguanosinetriphosphate triphosphohydrolase, producing MTAPLGDLGIRERLEAREESLSPYAQRSPSTEGRGRERPEPPDPLGTAFQVDRDRILHTKAFRRLMHKTQVFIAPLGDHYVTRMTHTLEVVSLSRAVARALELNEDLVEAIGLGHDLGHTPFGHLGEGVLAELYPGGFRHNRQSLRIVDVLEGEGRGLNLTWEVRQGILTHSKARKDIVGNMEAVSTLEAQAVRLCDAIAYINHDLDDAFRAGMLTEADLPPLVRETLGASPTERRNTLIADVILASWAATGRVPQPEEGKRPEIRMSPRVQEAANALREFLFQRCYLVAASEEQAERAREVLRLLYRQYTRNPEKVTSEFRLRAETPQQAAVDYIAGMTDRYALRVAEEIKPGISKGIFEHRI from the coding sequence ATGACAGCCCCTTTGGGCGACCTGGGCATCCGTGAGCGTCTGGAGGCGCGGGAGGAGAGCCTCTCCCCGTACGCCCAGCGCAGTCCTTCCACGGAAGGACGCGGACGCGAGCGTCCAGAGCCGCCTGACCCTCTGGGCACGGCGTTCCAGGTGGACCGGGACCGCATCCTCCACACCAAGGCCTTTCGCCGCCTGATGCACAAGACTCAGGTCTTCATCGCGCCCCTGGGCGACCACTACGTCACGCGCATGACGCACACCCTGGAGGTCGTCTCGCTCTCCCGCGCCGTCGCCCGTGCGCTGGAGCTGAACGAGGACCTGGTGGAGGCCATCGGCCTGGGTCACGACCTGGGCCATACGCCCTTCGGCCACCTGGGAGAGGGCGTCCTGGCGGAGCTCTACCCGGGCGGGTTCCGCCACAACCGTCAGAGCCTGCGCATCGTGGACGTGCTTGAGGGCGAGGGCCGGGGCCTGAACCTGACATGGGAAGTCCGCCAGGGCATCCTGACCCACTCGAAGGCGCGGAAGGATATCGTCGGCAACATGGAGGCCGTCTCCACGCTGGAGGCGCAGGCCGTGCGCCTGTGCGACGCAATCGCCTATATCAATCACGACCTGGACGACGCCTTCCGCGCGGGCATGCTGACCGAGGCCGACCTTCCACCCCTGGTCAGGGAGACGCTGGGCGCCAGCCCGACCGAGCGGCGGAACACCCTCATCGCGGACGTCATCCTCGCCTCGTGGGCGGCGACGGGCCGTGTCCCGCAACCCGAAGAAGGGAAGCGGCCCGAGATACGCATGAGTCCGCGGGTGCAGGAGGCCGCCAACGCCCTGCGGGAGTTCCTGTTCCAGCGGTGCTACCTGGTGGCCGCCTCGGAGGAGCAGGCCGAGCGCGCGCGGGAGGTCCTGCGGCTGCTGTATCGGCAGTACACGCGGAACCCGGAGAAGGTGACGTCGGAGTTCCGGCTGCGCGCGGAGACGCCGCAGCAGGCGGCGGTGGACTACATCGCGGGGATGACGGACAGGTACGCGCTGCGCGTGGCGGAGGAGATCAAGCCGGGCATCAGCAAGGGGATATTCGAGCACAGGATATAG
- the dnaG gene encoding DNA primase produces MSVIDEVRGKLDIVDVVQSYVPLTRAGRSFKANCPFHAEKTPSFFVFPERQTWHCFGACATGGDVFSFAMKRENIGFGEALRLLANRANIALPDRAVEAGREDHLRHACETAARFFNRMLLHSPDAETARQHLAKRGVSDETVAAFQLGYSPDSWSALQEHLTKEGFSPTDMLFAGLVVQKDDGALYDRFRGRLVIPIWDERGRMSGFGARTLDDAQEPKYLNSPQTPIFDKSAILYGIHKAREAIRREGRAVIVEGYMDALMAHQHGFANVVASMGTALTERQVDILKKLAHRFVLALDPDAAGDEATLRSLESSWRIFDRRVRAQGTGKAGAAFQQEPDPELAIASLPRGRDPDEIIREDPKAWTRIVEEATPLIDYLFQVAAQKLDLSSPSGKQRALEDLYPLIARIENIFQRNEYLDRLARLLQTDKGIMQASISQLRRKQPAGKGASALAPAKATVNRDPLEEYVLALLLQHPELRALASGALPEHFERPENRELFQCIQKNGTIDIRQSLDEHLQGHWDSLLTTPLPPSDASEMERAMTETLRRLEERRLRHLKEMEEQALAQEGLSGDELTEMDRQGLQRNEELRVVFTEREQSAWPKRP; encoded by the coding sequence ATGTCCGTCATTGATGAGGTCCGCGGCAAGCTCGACATTGTGGACGTAGTCCAGTCCTACGTCCCCCTGACGCGGGCTGGGCGCAGCTTCAAGGCCAACTGCCCCTTCCACGCGGAGAAGACACCCTCCTTCTTCGTCTTCCCCGAACGGCAGACGTGGCACTGCTTCGGCGCGTGCGCCACCGGCGGCGACGTCTTCAGCTTTGCCATGAAGCGCGAGAACATCGGCTTCGGCGAGGCGCTGCGCCTCCTGGCCAACCGCGCCAACATCGCGCTGCCGGACCGCGCCGTCGAGGCTGGGCGCGAGGACCACCTGCGCCACGCCTGCGAGACCGCCGCGCGCTTCTTCAACCGCATGCTGCTCCATTCTCCGGACGCGGAGACCGCGCGCCAGCACCTGGCGAAGCGTGGGGTGTCCGATGAGACGGTCGCCGCCTTCCAGCTCGGCTACAGCCCGGATAGCTGGAGCGCCCTGCAGGAGCATCTCACCAAAGAGGGGTTCAGCCCCACGGACATGCTGTTCGCCGGACTGGTGGTCCAGAAGGACGACGGCGCATTGTACGACCGCTTCCGTGGGCGGCTGGTCATCCCCATCTGGGACGAGCGCGGACGGATGTCCGGCTTTGGAGCGCGGACGCTGGACGACGCGCAGGAGCCCAAGTACCTGAACTCGCCGCAGACACCCATCTTCGACAAGAGCGCCATCCTCTACGGCATCCACAAGGCGCGAGAGGCTATTCGCCGCGAGGGGCGGGCGGTCATCGTGGAGGGCTACATGGATGCGCTGATGGCCCATCAGCATGGCTTCGCCAACGTGGTGGCGTCCATGGGCACGGCCCTCACAGAGCGCCAGGTGGACATCCTGAAGAAGCTGGCGCACCGCTTTGTGCTGGCGCTGGACCCGGACGCGGCGGGCGACGAGGCCACGCTGCGCAGCCTGGAGTCGTCGTGGCGCATCTTCGACAGGCGGGTGCGCGCCCAGGGGACGGGCAAGGCCGGGGCCGCGTTCCAGCAGGAGCCAGACCCGGAACTGGCCATCGCCTCTCTGCCGCGCGGGCGCGACCCCGACGAGATTATTCGAGAGGACCCGAAGGCGTGGACCAGGATAGTGGAGGAGGCCACGCCTCTGATTGACTATCTGTTCCAAGTGGCGGCGCAGAAGCTGGACCTGTCGTCCCCTTCGGGCAAGCAGCGGGCGCTGGAAGACCTCTATCCCCTCATTGCGCGCATAGAGAATATCTTTCAGCGTAACGAGTACCTGGACAGGCTGGCCCGCCTGCTGCAGACGGACAAGGGCATCATGCAGGCGAGCATCAGCCAGCTCCGACGCAAACAGCCCGCTGGAAAAGGCGCGAGCGCCCTCGCGCCCGCGAAGGCGACGGTCAACCGGGACCCGCTGGAGGAGTACGTCCTCGCGCTTCTGCTCCAGCACCCCGAACTGCGCGCCCTCGCGAGCGGAGCCTTGCCGGAGCACTTCGAAAGGCCGGAGAACCGGGAGCTTTTCCAGTGTATCCAGAAAAATGGTACAATAGATATTCGTCAGTCGTTGGACGAGCACCTTCAAGGCCATTGGGACTCCCTTTTGACCACACCTCTCCCCCCTTCAGATGCGTCCGAGATGGAACGTGCGATGACTGAGACTCTCCGGCGGCTTGAGGAGCGCCGTTTGCGCCACCTCAAGGAGATGGAAGAACAGGCGCTTGCCCAGGAAGGGCTGTCCGGAGATGAGTTGACGGAGATGGATAGACAGGGGCTCCAGCGCAATGAAGAGTTGCGGGTCGTGTTCACGGAAAGGGAGCAAAGCGCATGGCCAAAGAGACCGTGA